From Qipengyuania soli:
TTCGCCCGAGCCGACCTGGACCGCGAAATAGCCATCGCGATCTTCGGTACGGTGAGCGGTAACCTGGCAATTCTCCAACGCGAGAACGGTGACCGGCACGTGCCGACCGTCCTCCTGGAAGAGGCGGGTCATCCCGACTTTCTTTGCGATAACGCCTGTGCGCATCGTCAAACTCCTAAACAGAGGCACGTGGGGCCCATCCCCAAGTGCTTGCCAGCCCAATTTGTGATGCGTCGCCCCGTCCGGGCTGATTGCCCCCTCGCCAGTGAAGGCTGCGGGAGCGAGACGGGGGACGCAGACCCGGATCAGATCCGGCGGTATCCCGATGTCTTGCCAGTCCTACGGACTAGCGGGGCAATCGAGGGCCCCTGAACTTCCGGCCGGTTTAAGGTCCTGCCGGGGACCGGATCAGCGGCTTAGGCCAGCTTGATCTCGACGTTCACGCCAGCTGCGAGGTCGAGCTTCATAAGCGCGTCGACGGTCTGGGCGTTCGGCTGCACGATGTCGAGCAGACGCTTGAAGGTGCGCACCTCGAACTGCTCGCGCGACTTCTTGTCGATGTGCGGGCCGCGGTTCACGGTGAACTTCTCGATACGCGTCGGCATGGGAATGGGGCCACGAATAAGGGCGCCGGTGCGACGTGCGGTTTCGGCGATTTCGCCAGTTGCCTGGTCGAGAACGCGGTGGTCGAACGCCTTGAGGCGAATGCGAATATTCTGAGCTTCCATTACCTATACCGATGCGAAAGAGCCAAACGGGCCGTTTCCAACCCGCAAAAAAAGAAAGGCCCGCCCTGCTTGACCCCGGTTTCCCGGTATGGGCGACCTTCCCTTGAATTCTTGCGACAGGGACGAATCCCCGTCTGTGGGCGCGCATATACGGAGGAGACCCCCATCTGGCAACCCCAAAATCCAACAGCTTTTCGCCGAGTGGAAACGGGTCAGACGAACCGTGCGCGCGGGCCGTCCAATGCCTTCATTAAAAGCGAAGGCCCGCCCCTCTTTCCGAGGAGCGGGCCAACGTTTTTCAATCGCTTGCGCGAAGCTTACTTCGTGATCGAAGCAACAACGCCCGAGCCGACGGTGCGGCCGCCTTCGCGGATTGCGAAGCGCAGACCTTCGTCCATGGCGATCGGAGCGATCAGCTTGACCGAGATGGTCACGTTGTCGCCCGGCATCACCATTTCGGTGCCTTCGGGAAGGATCACTTCGCCGGTCACGTCGGTGGTGCGGAAGTAGAACTGCGGACGGTAGTTCGCAAAGAACGGCGTGTGACGGCCGCCTTCGTCCTTCGACAGGACGTAGACTTCTGCGCTGAACTCGGTGTGCGGGCTAACCGAACCGGGCTTGCAGAGGACCTGGCCACGCTCGACGTCTTCACGGCCGATGCCGCGAATGAGGGCGCCGATGTTGTCGCCAGCTTCACCACGGTCGAGCAGCTTGCGGAACATTTCCACGCCGGTGACGGTGGTCTTCTGGGTGTCCTTGATGCCGACGATTTCGACTTCGTCGCCAACGTTCACGATACCGGTTTCGACACGGCCGGTGACGACGGTGCCGCGGCCCGAGATCGAGAACACGTCTTCGATCGGCATCAGGAACGGCTTGTCGACCGGACGCTCCGGCTGCGGGATGTGCTCGTCAACGGCGTTCATGAGCTCGATGATCGAGTTCTTGCCGATTTCGTCGTCACGACCTTCGAGAGCGGCGAGAGCCGAACCCTTGACGATGGCGATGTTGTCGCCGTCGAAGTCGTAGCTCGAGAGCAGTTCGCGGACTTCCAGTTCGACGAGCTCGAGGATTTCCTCGTCGTCAACCTGGTCGACCTTGTTCATGTACACGACGAGAGCCGGAACGCCGACCTGACGGGCAAGCAGGATGTGCTCACGGGTCTGCGGCATCGGGCCGTCGGCTGCGTTCACGACCAGGATCGCGCCGTCCATCTGGGCGGCACCGGTGATCATGTTCTTGACGTAGTCGGCGTGACCCGGGCAGTCGACGTGCGCGTAGTGACGGGCAGCGGTTTCGTACTCGACGTGTGCAGTCGAGATGGTGATGCCGCGCTCGCGCTCTTCGGGAGCCTTGTCGATGTTTGCGAAATCGACTGCAGCACCGCCGTGCTCTTCAGCCATCACCTTGGTGATCGCCGCGGTCAGCGTGGTCTTGCCATGGTCGACGTGACCGATGGTGCCGATGTTGCAGTGCGGCTTGTTCCGCTGGAATTTTTCCTTCGCCATTTCTCAATTTACCTCTGTCTGAAGAGTTGAATTTCCGTGGTGCGGGCGGTGCCTGACGGAATCAGGCGCCGCCCCTAGACCTTGAAGCTGCCTTAGGCAAGCTTCTCCTTGACTTCGGCCGCAACGTTCGCCGGGACCTCGTCATAGTGGCTGAACTGCATCGTGTACTGCGCACGTCCCTGGGTGAAGGAACGCAGTTCGTTCACGTAGCCGAACATGTTGGCCAGAGGCACATTGGCCTCGACCGCCTGGGCGTTGCCGCGGGTATCGGTACCCTGGATCTGGCCACGACGGCTGTTGAGGTCGCCGATGACGTCGCCGAGGTAATCCTCGGGGGTCACGACCTCGACCTTCATGATCGGTTCGAGCAGCTTGATGCCGGACTTCTCGGCAACTTCGCGCATCGCACCGCGACCGGCGATTTCGAACGCGATCGCGCTCGAGTCGACGTCGTGGTACGCACCGTCATACAGGGTGACGGTGAAGTCGATGATCGGGAAGCCGACGAGGTAGCCGCTCTCGGCCTGCTCGCGGAAACCCTTTTCGATCGCCGGGATGTATTCCTTCGGAATGTTGCCACCCTTGATCTCGTCTTCGAAGACGAAACCCTGGCCGCGCTCACCTGGGGTGACCTTGACCTTGACGCGACCGAACTGGCCCGAACCGCCCGACTGCTTCTTGTGGGTGTAGTCTACGTCGACCGGACGCGCGAGATACTCGCGATAGGCCACCTGCGGTGCACCGACATTGGCTTCGACCTTGAACTCGCGCTTCATGCGATCGACGAGGATGTCGAGGTGAAGCTCGCCCATGCCCTTGATGATCGTCTGACCGCTTTCGTGGTCGGTCGAAACGCGGAAGCTCGGATCCTCGGCGGCCAGGCGGTTGAGAGCAACGCCCATCTTTTCCTGGTCGGCCTTGGTCTTGGGTTCCACCGACAGTTCGATGACCGGCTCGGGGAATTCCATGCGCTCGAGGATGATCGGCTTGGCCGGATCACACAGGGTGTCGCCGGTGGTCGTGTCCTTCATGCCCGCCAGAGCGACGATGTCGCCGGCGAATGCTTCTTCGATGTCCTCGCGGTTGTTCGAGTGCATCAGCAGCATGCGGCCGATCTTTTCCTTCTTGTCCTTTACCGAGTTCAGGACCGAGCCCTTGGAGAGCTTGCCCGAATAGATGCGGGTGAAGGTCAGCGAGCCGACGAACGGGTCGTTCATGATCTTGAACGCCAGGGCAGCGAAAGGCTCGTCGTCGCTCGACGGACGGGTTTCTTCCTTGTCGCTGTCGGGCAGGACGCCCTTGATCGCGGGAACGTCGAGCGGGCTCGGCATGTAGTCGACGACGGCGTCGAGCAGGGGCTGAACGCCCTTGTTCTTGAACGCCGAGCCGCACAGCACGGGCACGAACGCACGGTCCATGGTACCCTTGCGGATCAGCTTCTTCAGCGTCGCTGCATCAGGTTCGTTGCCTTCGAGATAAGCTTCCATGACGTCGTCATCGAGCTCGACGGCGGTTTCGACCAGCTGCTCGCGGTATTCGGCAGCCTTGTCGGCAAGGTCTTCCGGAATGTCGACGAACTCGTACTTCGCGCCGAGGTCTTCGGCCTGCCAGACGATGCCGCGCATGTTGACGAGGTCGACGACGCCCTTGAGGTTGCTCTCCGAACCGATCGGGAGATAGAGCACCAGCGGCTTGGCGCCGAGGCGGTCGATGATCGACTGGACGCAGTAGTAGAAGTCGGCGCCGGTGCGGTCGAGCTTGTTGATGAAACACATCCGCGGAACGCCGTACTTGTCGGCCTGGCGCCAGACGGTTTCGGACTGCGGTTCGACGCCGGCGACGCCGTCAAAGACCGCGACCGCACCGTCGAGCACGCGCAGCGAGCGTTCGACTTCGATGGTGAAGTCGACGTGCCCGGGGGTGTCGATGATGTTGATCCGGTGCTTCGGCTGGTTGGCGCGAAGGTCTTCCGGGTTCGAACGCGGATCCATGGTCGGATCCTCGGCGGTCCAGAAGGTGGTCGTCGCGGCCGACGTAATGGTGATGCCGCGTTCCTGCTCCTGCTCCATCCAGTCCATGGTGGCGGCGCCGTCGTGGACTTCGCCGATCTTGTAGGACTTGCCGGTGTAGTAGAGGATACGCTCGGTCGTGGTGGTCTTGCCGGCATCGATGTGGGCCATGATGCCGATATTGCGGTAACGCTCCAGCGGATACTCGCGGGCCATGTGGAATTCCTCGGGTTCGGGGGTGAGCTAACTCGCGCCCCATGTAGGGATTAATGTGACCGCTTGAAGACCCGGGAGAGAGCAGCGCCCTCCCCCGGCCTCCAAAACGGAACGCCTTACCAGCGGTAGTGCGAGAAGGCGCGGTTCGCGTCCGCCATGCGGTGCGTGTCTTCGCGCTTCTTGACGGCGTTGCCGCGGTTGTTGGCAGCGTCCATCAGCTCGCCCGAAAGGCGTGCGGCCATGGTGGTTTCCGGACGACCGCGCGCTGCGGTGATCAGCCAGCGGATGGCCAGCGCCTGGGCACGCTCGGGGCGAACCTCGACCGGCACCTGGTAGGTCGCACCACCGACGCGGCGGCTGCGCACTTCGACCTGCGGCTTGATGTTGTCGAGAGCAGCATGGAACAGCTCGACCGGGTTCGCCTTGGCCTTGGCTTCGACGGTGTCGAGCGCGGTGTAGACGATACCTTCGGCGACGGCCTTCTTGCCGTCATACATGAGGTTGTTCATGAACTTCGAAAGGACCTGATCACCGAACTTCGGGTCAGGCAGGATTTCCCGCTTCTCGGGACGACGACGACGTGACATCTTCTATATCTCCTGAGATGCGTTCTTACTTCGGACGCTTCGCGCCGTACTTCGAACGGCTCTGCTTGCGGTCCTTGACACCCTGCGTGTCGAGCACGCCGCGAAGGACGTGGTAACGCACGCCGGGAAGGTCGCGCACACGGCCACCGCGGATCAGCACGACGCTGTGTTCCTGCAGGTTGTGGCCTTCGCCGGGGATGTAGGAGATGACTTCGCGCTGGTTGGTCAGGCGAACCTTGGCCACCTTGCGCAGAGCCGAGTTCGGCTTCTTCGGGGTCGTCGTATAGACGCGGGTGCAAACGCCGCGCTTCTGCGGGTTCTGCTCCATCGCAGGGACCTTGCTCTTGGCCTTCTGCGGAACGCGGCCCTTGCGGACCAGCTGGTTGATCGTCGGCATGATTACTCACTTCACCGGTTGGTGGTGACACTGATGCCGAAGGGTGAGGAGTGCGAGGGTTCGCGTTAACGCCGCACAGGCGCAGCACGGCGCCGTAAGCGGTACATTCGCGCGAGCCTGAAACGCTCCACCCATCGGCCACGGCCACCGGGTTACTTTGACGGCTGCCCCGAGCGTTCCGTGAGGTTCGCTTCAATAGAAAAGAGCCTCGTCGCATCAGCGACAGGCCCCCGGGTCATGACCGGCAATGTTCAGCTCTATCTGACCGGAGTGGGAGACGCGCAGGGCGATTCCCTCACCGGATGGGCGCGCACATAGTGCGGGAGGGGGAATGGGTCAAGGCTACCAAACATTGCCCGCAATCTGTTCTGAAGACAACGCGGCAGCGTCAGTAAGGTACTTAGCCAGATTCTGTTCCAAATATTCATTGCTCGTAAAGCCCAAGCCTACCTCTCCAATTTCGACTCCAGCAAATCGATGGACCTCGCCCTGCACATCGCAATCAATTCCTGGTCTAGGCAGCCAGAGTGGGGAGGTGAATATCTCGTGGAGCTTGTGCAAAGTAATTTCCTGACCCAGCGCTTCCTTAAAAACTGCCGCAGGTACTACCGGTATATGTTGTTGATCGGTCAGGTCACCACCGAACCCCTCTGTGATGACAAGCGCCCTACAAAAATAATCATCCGCATGAAGATTCATTCTAGCAGTAAACGATGCAAGATTCTTCCGGACAAACTCTAGTTTTCGATCCGCTTGCCCGACTTTTTGAATCATACTTTTGCGTCGATCATTGACTTCTCGCGGATCACCTGGGGGGATGGACCATTTACACTCACAGAGCAAAATTTGCTTGTTGAGGTGGTCTACCAGTACAACATCAATTTCTTCCTTTCGCCGACCTACCTTTAAGGTAATATTCCCGAAACTATCGAACCGGTTCGGAACTGAATCGGTGATCTTTTCAATCATGGGAAGCTCAAAAAGATGACTTTGTCGATCAAAATTCGACGACGCGATCCTGGCGTGTAAAGTCAATGAATTTCTCGGCCAGTTTGAAGATATCGTGTGTAACGGAGCCACTAGCAGCTCTTCACCGGCCAGAGGCAAAAAAGGCTGCAATGCAAGGTCAGGTGTCTTGGCGAGTGTGCCGTAAGTCAGCATCTCGATTGCTCTTGAAGTTTGATCACTAGGAATTCCGGCTACTGCCGAAATTCTCTTGGCAAAGTCGCCTCTCTTCAAGATTAAGCAGGCTTGGTCCAATCCCCCTCCCTGCAACCCGTGCTTAAGTGCACCATGGTAAACGCACACCATGTGCATATGACAAAGCGCGCTCAAGCCCGCAAAGAACCTTCTTGAGAAATCGTAATCTCCCCACGGGAACACCCACTCTTGTGGGACAATCTGTGGATCATATAGGTGCATATCGAAAAGATCCCTTATCCTTTGCAAAACAAACGGATAAGAAATTTTGCCATTTCGCAGTTTTACGCTCTTCACGGCCGCCTTGAACGCTGCACCTTGTTCTAAGCGACTACCGTCAGGAAAAGTAAATTTGTCTCCCAAAAATGATGATGCGAGTATTGGAATGGGCGTAAAGGGATCAAGATCTTGCACCACTAGCGCCTCTAAGAGCCGATACTGCATAGACCTTAAGCTAGGTCGCGTAAAAAGCTTGAGTCCTCCTCTAACTCCCCAAGCATCTGCATCGCGACCATAGATGCCACTGAAGACACCTTGAGCCCTCATATAGAACTTTGCAATTCGCCAAATGAAGTCGCCTATATACGTGTAACGATTGTCATTTTTTCTATTAAAGTATTTTGTTTCCCAATGACCGATTGGCTTTTCTTTATCAATTTTAAGAAGCGCAATTCGTATTAGATATTTTATCTCGTCGAGGCGGTGAATTACAGCCGCACGTTGCTCGATATCTGCTTCCGTGGTCCAAAGTTGCGCGCTGCTTGCGAACACAATTCGCAACATGTCTTCACAGGCAGTGACAAGCATCCATCGGGAGTCAGCTAATGATCCGCCTGGAAGGCTCTCCGCCTCCAACAACGCATCAATCTGTTCTTCTATACGAGCAACATCGTTGCCGGTAAGTTCCTGCATAGAATCGCGTTCGCGCCTAAGTCATGAAAAGGCAATGAATTAATTGAATGGCATGCTCACTTATTGACGATGGTACGACAGTACCGTTTCCCTACTTCGCAGCTTTTTCGTTGCCGTCCCTCAGACGCCGGGCGCGACGCGTCGGCGCTCCTTGGGTAGGCCTTTGGCCATCTCCCTTTCGCTCCGATTCCGCTCGCTTATGCGGCGGCGGCCGGTCGGCCTTGCGGCGCGCTGGTCGCGCGCCGGATTTCGCCAGATAGAAAGCATTTTCCTACTTCGCAGTTTTTAGTTTTCGTCCCTCAAACGCCGGGCGCCGCACATCCGTGCAGCTTGGCTTCGACCTAACCGGTCGGCGCGCGGTCGCGCTTGCCTCGCGTGCGGCTCGGTCATCTCGCCAGATTGAGAGGGAGAATTTTGTGTCAGACCACCCCACCCCCACCCGTGCCACACCCCGCCAGGCCACCTCCGCCGTCGCCTATACCGCCGAGCCGCCTGACGAGGACGATCCGCTCCTCGGTTTCGCGCCCTATCTCCACGCCGCTCCCCGGCGCAATTCGATCACGCCCGATGTGCAACGGCGCTTCGTCGCGGAGCTGGCTGCGACGGGCATCGTCAAGCAGGCGGCGCTTGCGGTCGGCAAGTCGCTCGAGGCGCTCTACAAGCTGCGTGCGCGGCCCGGGGCGGAAGGGTTTGCCGCCGCCTGGGACGCGGCGCTCGTCTACGGGGTCAAGCGGCTGGAGGATTGCGCGATGGAGCGGGCGATCAACGGCGGGCTGTACAATTTGCGCGCCAATTCGCAGCTGTGCTTCGTCCTCGCCTATCGCGGGCGCTACCGCATCGACGCGCGCGATATCGTGCCGGGGCAATCGACCTACGAGCGCATTCGCGAGGAAGTGCTGGCCGAATACCACGCGCAGCAGCGAAGCTAGTCGCCAGCGCGAGCGCCTGCTCTACGCGCTCGAAAGCTGGAGCCTCGAAGACCTCATCGCGAAGATCGCCTGGTAGGCGGGCCTAGAACTTCTGCACCAGCGCGGTGGCGAGGAGGACGAGGAAGGTCGCCTCGGCAAAGGTCAGCAGCGCGTTGCGAAAGCCGCTCCACAGGCCCACGCCCAGGCTTTTTGCGAACCAGCGGGTCTGCAGCACCATGTACCAGATGAAGGCCACGAACATCACGCCGAGCGCGGTCAGCAGCGCCTCCACCGTCTTCCCCTGCGCCGAATAGGCCGCCACCGGCGCCGCGCCCGCCACCGCCGCCCACGGCGCGGCGACATAGCACTGGGCATAGAACGGCGGCAGCATTGTCTTGCGGTCGAGCGCGATGCCCTGCTTCCTCAGCAGTCGCACCGTCAGCACCAGCGGATAGACGCTGTAGATGAACATGCGGAAGGCGAGGAGGTTCTGGTCGTCCGCCAGCAGCCCCTTCTGGTCGGAGTTGAGCCCGGTCGACACCTCCAGCGCGTGCGAGATGCCCAGCGTGATGGCGAGGAAGATCGGCGGGCTGAGGCGGTCGGAATAGCGGTCCTCGTCCGCGTCATCGAGTTCCTCGTCGGCATAGGCCATCATCTCGCCCGGGCGGGTGATCACCTTCCACATGGTGAGCGGGTAGAACACCAGCCACACCATGACCTCGTAGAGCGCCTGTTCGAGGCTCTTCAGGATCTTCATGAAGTCCATCTGCGCCACCCTCCCCCTTGCTGGCCTTCGCGGGTTATCGCCTCGCCCGATGGCAAATTGCAAGCTAGGGTGGGTTCGCGGGTCGCGCTGCGCAGGAGGTGATATGGCCGGAAACGAGCTGCGCTGGCGCGGTGCCTGCGGCGAGGCGTCGATCACGACGCGGCTGGAGGACGGGCGGCCGGTGTGCCTGCGCACGGTCGAGCTGGCGGACGAGCAGCGCCTGCGCGAAGGGATCGCGCGGCTCTCGCCCCGCTCGCGCTATTTGCGCTTCTTCTCCGGCGCCAGGACCCCGCCCGACTGGGTGATCGAGCGCCTCCTCGACGCCGACGGCGTGCTCCACCTCGCCTGGGGCGCGATCGACCTTTCCGACCCCGCGCAGCCCGCGATGGGCGTGGTCCACGCCATGCGCCCCGACCCGGAGGCACAGGTGGCCGAGTTCTCGATCGGCGTGGTCGACGACTACCACGGCCTCGGCGTCGGACGGCTGCTGACGGCGACGCTGCTGCTCGATGCGGAGGACGACGGGATGGACCACCTTGCCGCGCACGTGCTCTACGAGAACCGCGCGGCGATCGAGTTCATCAAGCGGCTGGGTGCGGAAGTGGTCGCCAGCGACGGGCCGACGCTCGAATACCGGCTGGAGATCGCGCAGGCGCTCGACCTGCTACGGGCCGAGACCGACCCGCCCGGCCTCGCCGACGTATTCGCGCATTTCGAGGGGGTCAGGAGCCGGTAAGGAAGCCGACCAGCGCCTTGACCTTCTTCGTCCGCCATTGCGGCGTGGGAGCGACGAGCCAGTAGGCGCGCGTTCCGGTGGTCGGGCCTTCGAGCACTTCGAGCTTGCCCGCCTCGACCGCGTCCTTGGCCAGCAGTTCGGGCAGGATCGCCTTGCCCAGCCCTGCCATCGCGGAGGACAGTGCCTGTCCGGCGTTCGACACGGTGATGTGTGCCGGCGTGTCCTGCTGCAGCGGCAGGCCCCAGTCGATCCACTTGTCGGGCGAACCCGGCGCGGCCACGGTCACGCGGCGCGCGGCATCGAGCTCGACGCCCTGCAGATCGCCCGGTCCGTCGACGAGGCGGATCGCGCAATCGAGGTTCGCCTCGGTGAAATCGGCGTTCTCGTCCGCCACGAAGGTGAACTTGATCTCGGGATTGGCCTTGCCGAATTCAGCCAGCCGCGGCGCGAGCCACTGCGCGTAGAATTCGCGCGGGCAGGCAATGGTATAGCTGTCGGAAGCCTGCCCCGCCTGCATGGCGGACACGCTCTCCTCGAACTTGAGGAAACCTTCGCGCAGCGCATCGAGCCCGGCGGCGCCTTCCTGCGTCAGTTCCAGCCCCTTGCTTGTGCGGCGGAACAGCACCGTGCCGAGGTGATCCTCGAGCGCGCGGATCTGCTGGCCCACGGCGGCCGGCGTCACAGCCAGCTCGTCCGCCGCACGGGTGAACGAGAGGTGCCGCGCGGCGGCATCGTATACGCGCAGGGCGTTCAGAGGCAGGTGCGTACGCTTCATCGGAAGCGCGAGTTAGGCGATGCTGCGTTGCGGCACAAGATGCTTGGCTCGCGAATACGGTTGTCACGCCAGCGTAACATGCGGCAAACAGTGCGCATGGTACGGATTCCAAAAGCGATGAACGACCAGCAGCCCATCGAGGAGGCCCCGCGCCTCGACACGCCCGAGGGCCGCTACGTCAATCGTGAGCTCAGCTGGCTGTCGTTCAACCGGCGCGTGCTGGCCGAGGCAGAGAATGCCGCATTCCCCCTGCTCGAGCGGCTGCGCTTCCTGTCGATTTCGGCGAGCAACCTCGACGAATTCACGATGATCCGCATCGCCGGGCTCGAAGGCCAGGCGACGCGCGGACTGGAGACGCTGGGCATCGACGGGCGCGACCCGCGCCAGCAACTCGAGGCGATCCGCGCCGAAGTGCTCGAATTGGTCCAGCGCCAGCAGGGCATACTCGACGACCTGCGCCAACTGCTTGCGGTCGAGGATATCTGGATCGCCACGATCGACGATCTCGAACAGGACCAGCTGAGCTGGCTGGAAGAGTATTTCGAGAACGACATCCTGCCGATCATCACCCCGCAGGCGATCGATCCCAGCCACCCCTTCCCCTTCGTGGCCAACATGGGAATGGGGGTCATCTTCCGGCTGAAGCGCGGCAAGCGCCAGACCGACCTCGTCGAGATGGTGCTGATTCCCAGCGGCGCGCCGCGCTTCGTGCGCGTGCCCGGCGAGAGTGGAAGCAGCCGGGCGATCTACATCTCCATCGAACAGCTGATCGTGCGCTTTGCCGGGCTGCTGTTCCCCGGCTTCAAGATCCTTGGCGACGGGCTGTTTCGTGTGCTGCGCGACAGCGATATCGAGGTCGAGGACGAGGCAGAGGACCTCGTCCGCTTCTTCCGCACCGCCATCCAGCGCCGCCGCCGCGGCCATGTCGTGCTGCTCGAACTCGACGATGAATGCGACGAGATTTCCGAGGCGCTGCTGCGCGAACAGTTCGACATCGATGCGGCGATGATCGTCAAGACGCCGGGCATGCTCGGCCTATCCGACCTTGCTCAGATTACCGCCGAACCTCGCCCCGACCTCAAGTTCGAGCCCTTCAGCCCGCGTTATCCCGAGCGCGTGCTGGCGCATGACGGCGACTGTTTCTCGGCCATCCGGGAGAAGGACCTCGTCGTCCACCACCCCTACGAGAGCTTCGAGGTGGTGGTCGACTTCTTGCGTCAGGCTGCAG
This genomic window contains:
- the rpsJ gene encoding 30S ribosomal protein S10; translated protein: MEAQNIRIRLKAFDHRVLDQATGEIAETARRTGALIRGPIPMPTRIEKFTVNRGPHIDKKSREQFEVRTFKRLLDIVQPNAQTVDALMKLDLAAGVNVEIKLA
- the tuf gene encoding elongation factor Tu, whose amino-acid sequence is MAKEKFQRNKPHCNIGTIGHVDHGKTTLTAAITKVMAEEHGGAAVDFANIDKAPEERERGITISTAHVEYETAARHYAHVDCPGHADYVKNMITGAAQMDGAILVVNAADGPMPQTREHILLARQVGVPALVVYMNKVDQVDDEEILELVELEVRELLSSYDFDGDNIAIVKGSALAALEGRDDEIGKNSIIELMNAVDEHIPQPERPVDKPFLMPIEDVFSISGRGTVVTGRVETGIVNVGDEVEIVGIKDTQKTTVTGVEMFRKLLDRGEAGDNIGALIRGIGREDVERGQVLCKPGSVSPHTEFSAEVYVLSKDEGGRHTPFFANYRPQFYFRTTDVTGEVILPEGTEMVMPGDNVTISVKLIAPIAMDEGLRFAIREGGRTVGSGVVASITK
- the fusA gene encoding elongation factor G, producing MAREYPLERYRNIGIMAHIDAGKTTTTERILYYTGKSYKIGEVHDGAATMDWMEQEQERGITITSAATTTFWTAEDPTMDPRSNPEDLRANQPKHRINIIDTPGHVDFTIEVERSLRVLDGAVAVFDGVAGVEPQSETVWRQADKYGVPRMCFINKLDRTGADFYYCVQSIIDRLGAKPLVLYLPIGSESNLKGVVDLVNMRGIVWQAEDLGAKYEFVDIPEDLADKAAEYREQLVETAVELDDDVMEAYLEGNEPDAATLKKLIRKGTMDRAFVPVLCGSAFKNKGVQPLLDAVVDYMPSPLDVPAIKGVLPDSDKEETRPSSDDEPFAALAFKIMNDPFVGSLTFTRIYSGKLSKGSVLNSVKDKKEKIGRMLLMHSNNREDIEEAFAGDIVALAGMKDTTTGDTLCDPAKPIILERMEFPEPVIELSVEPKTKADQEKMGVALNRLAAEDPSFRVSTDHESGQTIIKGMGELHLDILVDRMKREFKVEANVGAPQVAYREYLARPVDVDYTHKKQSGGSGQFGRVKVKVTPGERGQGFVFEDEIKGGNIPKEYIPAIEKGFREQAESGYLVGFPIIDFTVTLYDGAYHDVDSSAIAFEIAGRGAMREVAEKSGIKLLEPIMKVEVVTPEDYLGDVIGDLNSRRGQIQGTDTRGNAQAVEANVPLANMFGYVNELRSFTQGRAQYTMQFSHYDEVPANVAAEVKEKLA
- the rpsG gene encoding 30S ribosomal protein S7, whose protein sequence is MSRRRRPEKREILPDPKFGDQVLSKFMNNLMYDGKKAVAEGIVYTALDTVEAKAKANPVELFHAALDNIKPQVEVRSRRVGGATYQVPVEVRPERAQALAIRWLITAARGRPETTMAARLSGELMDAANNRGNAVKKREDTHRMADANRAFSHYRW
- the rpsL gene encoding 30S ribosomal protein S12, producing the protein MPTINQLVRKGRVPQKAKSKVPAMEQNPQKRGVCTRVYTTTPKKPNSALRKVAKVRLTNQREVISYIPGEGHNLQEHSVVLIRGGRVRDLPGVRYHVLRGVLDTQGVKDRKQSRSKYGAKRPK
- a CDS encoding DUF234 domain-containing protein; translation: MQELTGNDVARIEEQIDALLEAESLPGGSLADSRWMLVTACEDMLRIVFASSAQLWTTEADIEQRAAVIHRLDEIKYLIRIALLKIDKEKPIGHWETKYFNRKNDNRYTYIGDFIWRIAKFYMRAQGVFSGIYGRDADAWGVRGGLKLFTRPSLRSMQYRLLEALVVQDLDPFTPIPILASSFLGDKFTFPDGSRLEQGAAFKAAVKSVKLRNGKISYPFVLQRIRDLFDMHLYDPQIVPQEWVFPWGDYDFSRRFFAGLSALCHMHMVCVYHGALKHGLQGGGLDQACLILKRGDFAKRISAVAGIPSDQTSRAIEMLTYGTLAKTPDLALQPFLPLAGEELLVAPLHTISSNWPRNSLTLHARIASSNFDRQSHLFELPMIEKITDSVPNRFDSFGNITLKVGRRKEEIDVVLVDHLNKQILLCECKWSIPPGDPREVNDRRKSMIQKVGQADRKLEFVRKNLASFTARMNLHADDYFCRALVITEGFGGDLTDQQHIPVVPAAVFKEALGQEITLHKLHEIFTSPLWLPRPGIDCDVQGEVHRFAGVEIGEVGLGFTSNEYLEQNLAKYLTDAAALSSEQIAGNVW
- a CDS encoding GNAT family N-acetyltransferase, coding for MAGNELRWRGACGEASITTRLEDGRPVCLRTVELADEQRLREGIARLSPRSRYLRFFSGARTPPDWVIERLLDADGVLHLAWGAIDLSDPAQPAMGVVHAMRPDPEAQVAEFSIGVVDDYHGLGVGRLLTATLLLDAEDDGMDHLAAHVLYENRAAIEFIKRLGAEVVASDGPTLEYRLEIAQALDLLRAETDPPGLADVFAHFEGVRSR
- a CDS encoding LysR family transcriptional regulator encodes the protein MKRTHLPLNALRVYDAAARHLSFTRAADELAVTPAAVGQQIRALEDHLGTVLFRRTSKGLELTQEGAAGLDALREGFLKFEESVSAMQAGQASDSYTIACPREFYAQWLAPRLAEFGKANPEIKFTFVADENADFTEANLDCAIRLVDGPGDLQGVELDAARRVTVAAPGSPDKWIDWGLPLQQDTPAHITVSNAGQALSSAMAGLGKAILPELLAKDAVEAGKLEVLEGPTTGTRAYWLVAPTPQWRTKKVKALVGFLTGS
- a CDS encoding RNA degradosome polyphosphate kinase; this encodes MVRIPKAMNDQQPIEEAPRLDTPEGRYVNRELSWLSFNRRVLAEAENAAFPLLERLRFLSISASNLDEFTMIRIAGLEGQATRGLETLGIDGRDPRQQLEAIRAEVLELVQRQQGILDDLRQLLAVEDIWIATIDDLEQDQLSWLEEYFENDILPIITPQAIDPSHPFPFVANMGMGVIFRLKRGKRQTDLVEMVLIPSGAPRFVRVPGESGSSRAIYISIEQLIVRFAGLLFPGFKILGDGLFRVLRDSDIEVEDEAEDLVRFFRTAIQRRRRGHVVLLELDDECDEISEALLREQFDIDAAMIVKTPGMLGLSDLAQITAEPRPDLKFEPFSPRYPERVLAHDGDCFSAIREKDLVVHHPYESFEVVVDFLRQAAVDPAVVSIKQTLYRAGDQSPVIAALIAAAENGKAVTAVVELKARFDEERNIHWANELERAGVQVIYGFTEWKTHAKVSLVVRREEDGYRTYCHFGTGNYHPVNARIYTDFSFFTADPALGRDAAKLFNFVTGYIEPTELEKLSISPIGLQDKLYRLIDHEIANAKAGKPAGIWAKMNAITNKGVIDKLYEASAAGVPVTLVVRGICSLRAGIPGLSDNIEVKSIIGRFLEHSRMWVFANGYNLPSKRASVYITSADAMSRNLEHRVEVMVPVTNKTVHDQLLDQVMLANILDTERSWRLDPDGEYRRMRVDVGGFNCHEYFMANPSLSGRGKASSASDVPRLTLKGKRK